Proteins encoded by one window of Haematobia irritans isolate KBUSLIRL chromosome 2, ASM5000362v1, whole genome shotgun sequence:
- the IntS14 gene encoding integrator complex subunit 14: protein MPTIIALDVSLSMIRTIPGRSENPITYQQLAAKGISQLLEYLSNISKLEYVALLTFSGSCELKVDFTRDYDQIKQVVKKVEPVDKLCLMTLMKNVATIFTSNWGTQSQCQVIVFTDCGLGFGNTSLTTFLQNYVGKENDAEYSWVKVLKPVKWNFICLGVHGDSYFTRAVGIYQQLLDLTGIKGQLYMTKAPKDAENTTETASSESLKTTVSSGHKSELGRTAMFEMIEKLCEANYKPYEVTLKCGGYFRLECPVLLWPPPLPYQPADNDKTPPLTLSNKLEICGYLSLSDIGSPSSLSRHLIIPKIEREKPSRRSSDKSGSATKISSTDKTPKLDVNNVNYEYEKLELEIRDFYTKDVKDNDETGQTTEEGSDKNPTNTGPLNEMQKESMCVLLHGALKVENLAALVLLNSSKSWFGFLYSYADSKKKSNLMLNILPPGNNVIPWLGDLQMLGFAEDLLPGDTAAFPVKADKRSYSQSCVVWINRVSLQSDIQKVLRHAKKMPEKTQHFYKELNRIRRAALSIGFVELLEAMATLFDKEAINLTALNANANPECAIQLKHASIELRKPSNRDLKVSIVPVPVQTVNPTAQGVPPPAVPPGGSFAY from the exons ATGCCCACCATCATTGCTTTAGATGTTTCCCTCTCCATGATTCGTACAATTCCGGGACGCAGTGAAAATCCTATTACATACCAGCAATTAGCCGCAAAAGGTATATCACAACTAttggaatatttatcgaatatttcaaaattggaATATGTGGCTTTACTAACGTTTAGCGGTAGTTGTGAATTGAAAGTGGATTTTACTCGAGACTATGATCAAATTAAACAAGTGGTTAAGAAAGTTGAACCTGTGGACAAGCTATGTTTGATGACACTAATgaaaaatgttgccacaatATTCACCAGCAATTGGGGCACACAATCCCAATGTCAAGTGATAGTTTTTACAGATTGTGGCTTGGGATTCGGTAACACttcgttgacaacatttttacaaaactacGTTGGCAAAGAAAATGATGCCGAGTATTCTTGGGTTAAAGTTCTAAAACCAGTAAAATGGAATTTCATTTGTTTGGGTGTTCATGGTGATAGTTATTTTACCCGAGCTGTGGGAATTTATCAGCAATTGTTGGATTTGACCGGTATCAAAG GACAACTTTACATGACAAAAGCCCCCAAAGATGCTGAAAATACTACGGAAACAGCATCAAGTGAATCTTTAAAGACAACCGTTAGTAGTGGGCATAAAAGTGAACTGGGTCGTACGGCAATGTTTGAAATGATTGAAAAATTGTGTGAAGCCAATTATAAGCCATATGAAGTAACGTTAAAATGTGGTGGCTATTTTCGCTTGGAATGCCCAGTATTACTATGGCCTCCACCTCTACCCTATCAACCTGCGGATAATGATAAAACCCCACCCTTAACATTGTCCAACAAATTAGAAATTTGTGGATATTTATCATTATCGGATATAGGTTCTCCATCGTCTTTAAGTCGTCACTTAATTATACCGAAAATTGAAAGAGAAAAACCAAGTCGCCGTTCATCGGATAAATCGGGTAGTGctaccaaaatatcatccaCAGATAAAACACCAAAGTTAGATGTGAATAATGTCAACTATGAATATGAAAAATTGGAATTGGAAATACGGGATTTTTATACCAAAGATGTAAAGGATAACGATGAGACGGGTCAAACAACAGAGGAGGGCAGTGATAAAAATCCTACAAATACTGGTCCCCTTAATGAAATGCAAAAGGAATCTATGTGTGTCCTTTTACATGGGGCTCTCAAAGTGGAAAATTTAGCAGCATTAGTTCTATTAAATTCCAGTAAATCATGGTTTGGATTTTTATATTCCTATGCCGATAGTAAAAAGAAATCGAATTTGATGTTGAATATATTACCACCAGGCAATAATGTTATCCCATGGTTGGGCGACTTGCAAATGCTTGGTTTTGCTGAAGATCTATTGCCAGGCGATACAGCCGCTTTTCCTGTAAAGGCCGATAAACGATCCTATTCACAGAGCTGTGTAGTATGGATAAATCGTGTGAGTTTACAGTCGGACATTCAAAAGGTTTTGCGTCATGCCAAAAAAATGCCTGAGAAAACACAACATTTCTATAAGGAATTAAATCGTATACGGCGAGCGGCTCTCTCCATTGGTTTTGTGGAGCTATTAGAAGCCATGGCAACTCTATTTGATAAAGAAGCCATAAATCTGACTGCTTTAAATGCTAATGCTAATCCTGAATGTGCTATACAATTGAAACATGCCTCCATTGAGCTTCGAAAACCTTCAAATCGTGATTTAAAAGTATCCATTGTTCCTGTTCCCGTACAGACAGTAAATCCCACAGCTCAAGGCGTTCCACCCCCAGCTGTTCCACCTGGAGGAAGTTTTGCTTATTAG